The nucleotide window GAGTGCGCACATCAATCACTTCGGCATCGATACCTGCGGCCTCCACGGCGGCTTCAGCCACATGCACCATGGTGCCGTAGGTGACAATGGTTACGTCGTTGCCCGGACGGCTGACTTCCGCCACACCGATATCCAGTTTGTAATACCCTTCCGGCACTTCCCCTTTGGGATGGGTATTCCAGCCCACAGCCGCCTGGTGAGGGTCACCATCAAAGGGGCCGTTATACAGCCGCTTGGGTTCGAAAAAGATCACCGGGTCATCGTCTTCAATGGCCGCAATCAGCAAGCCTTTGGCATCGTAAGGATTCGATGGCATCACCACTTTGAGCCCGGCCACGTGGGTGAAAATGGCTTCGGGGCTTTGGGAGTGGGTCTGACCGCCGCGAATACCACCACCACAAGGAGTGCGAATGGTGACCGGCGCGGTAAACATGCCGTTGCTTCGATAGCGCAACTTGGCCAGTTCAGACACGATCTGGTCATAGGCGGGGTAGATGTAATCGGCAAACTGGATTTCCACCACCGGGCGCAAACCGTTTACTCCCATACCGATGGCGGTACCGACAATGCCGCCCTCGGAGATCGGGGCATCAAATACGCGCTGCTTGCCGTACTTTTCCTGCAAGCCAGCGGTTACCCGGAAAACCCCACCAAAATAGCCCACATCCTCGCCGTAAATAATCACACTGGGGTCTTTCGCCAGCAGATTGTCCTGGGCGGAGTTGAGGGCCTGAATCATATTCATTTGAGCCATGGTCACTGTCTCACTCATATAGAGGCCTATCGGCCCAGTTCCTGGCGTTGTTTGCGCAGGTGCGGCGGCATTTCTTTATAGACCTGCTCAAACAGCGCGGCACTGTGGGTATCACTGCAATCCGGGTCATTAATACAACCCAGGGCATCGGCTTTTTTCCAGCACTCGGTCACGTAGTCTTCCAGTTCATCGGCGAGCTCATCCTGTTGTTGCTGAGTCCATTCGCCAATGTGTATCAGGTGATTTTTCAAGCGTTCAATAGGATCACCCAGAGGCCAGTGCTCCGGCTCATTGCGCGGGCGATAGCCGGTGGGATCATCGCTGGTGGAGTGGCCCTCTACCCGGTAGGTATAAAGCTCGATCACCGTTGCGCCCAAACCGGCGCGGGCGCGTTCCGCGGCCCATTGAGTCGCCGCGTACACCGCCAGGAAGTCATTGCCATCCACGCGCAGAGCCGGCAAACCATAGCCAACGCCGCGAGCAGCAAAGGTGGTGTTTTCACCGCCGGCAATGGTTTGCGGCGAGGATATCGCCCACTGGTTATTGACCACGGTCAAAATGCAGGGGGCGCGATAGGTCGCCGCAAACTGCAGAGCGTAGTGAAAGTCCCCTTCAGCGGTAGAGCCATCGCCAGTCCAGGCCAGAGCAATGTCTTTTTCGCCTTTATAAGCGGAGGCCATGGCCCAACCCACCGCTTGTGGGTAATGGGTCGTCAGCGGACCGGAAATGGAAAAGAAACCCTTCTCTGCCGAGGAGTATTTAATCGGCAGCTGCTTGCCCTGCATGGGGTCCAGCTCATTGTTCATTACCTGGCACATCATTTCGCTGAACAGGTCTGCGCCACGGGCGATGAACGCGCCTTGCTGGCGGTAGGTAGGAAACAGCATATCGTTGGGCTTCAGAGCCATGGTGGATGCCACTGCCACCGCTTCTTCACCGGTGCACTTGAGATAAAACGACATTTTCGCCTGACGCTGCATACGGAACATGCGCTCATCGTACTTGCGGGTCAGTAACATGGTCCGCAAGCCCTGGCGCAATACCTCGGGCTGCAAGGTGGGGTTCCAGGTACCGTGAGCGGCACCGTCGTCGTCCAGCACTCGAATCAGAGAGTGGGCCAGGTGGGCAATATCGGCGGGTTCACAATCTGTTTGCGGGCGCTCAACAGCGCCGGGGGTGCCGATATCCAGGTGAGAGAAATCCGGTTTATCCCCTGGTCGAAAGGGAGCGTCTGGAATATGGAGCCGATTCTCGTTGGGTTTAGCCATAGGAGCAGCCCTGTTGTTATAGAGTAACGTTATCTGCCTGACCCTAACTGCCTTTGGACAGCTTTTATTTATGGCACTTTCCTTTGCTTTGCTTTTTACTGGCCACAGACAACTTGTGTAGGACGCTCATTATTCTCTCCTACCCCCGGTGGAGTAAACCGCTAATTTGGGTAGGAAACACCCAAAGCACAGTCAAAAGAGACAGAAATCGGCTTATTTCAGACAGAATGATGGGATTTTAAGAAAAATTAGACAGGGAGGGCCAGAATTGTATGGCCCTCCCCAGAGGAGAAATTAAAACAGTTTTTTGAGTTTTTCAGCAGCT belongs to bacterium SCSIO 12696 and includes:
- a CDS encoding 3-methyl-2-oxobutanoate dehydrogenase (2-methylpropanoyl-transferring) subunit alpha → MAKPNENRLHIPDAPFRPGDKPDFSHLDIGTPGAVERPQTDCEPADIAHLAHSLIRVLDDDGAAHGTWNPTLQPEVLRQGLRTMLLTRKYDERMFRMQRQAKMSFYLKCTGEEAVAVASTMALKPNDMLFPTYRQQGAFIARGADLFSEMMCQVMNNELDPMQGKQLPIKYSSAEKGFFSISGPLTTHYPQAVGWAMASAYKGEKDIALAWTGDGSTAEGDFHYALQFAATYRAPCILTVVNNQWAISSPQTIAGGENTTFAARGVGYGLPALRVDGNDFLAVYAATQWAAERARAGLGATVIELYTYRVEGHSTSDDPTGYRPRNEPEHWPLGDPIERLKNHLIHIGEWTQQQQDELADELEDYVTECWKKADALGCINDPDCSDTHSAALFEQVYKEMPPHLRKQRQELGR
- a CDS encoding alpha-ketoacid dehydrogenase subunit beta, encoding MAQMNMIQALNSAQDNLLAKDPSVIIYGEDVGYFGGVFRVTAGLQEKYGKQRVFDAPISEGGIVGTAIGMGVNGLRPVVEIQFADYIYPAYDQIVSELAKLRYRSNGMFTAPVTIRTPCGGGIRGGQTHSQSPEAIFTHVAGLKVVMPSNPYDAKGLLIAAIEDDDPVIFFEPKRLYNGPFDGDPHQAAVGWNTHPKGEVPEGYYKLDIGVAEVSRPGNDVTIVTYGTMVHVAEAAVEAAGIDAEVIDVRTLLPLDIDTIAESVNKTGRCVVVHEATRTSGFGAELVTQIQEASFWRLEAPIERVTGWDTPYPHAMEWDYFPGQQRIIDAIHKTLDNR